The DNA sequence GTCTCGCTGCAGCCCAACGCCGGCTCCCAGGGTGAGCTGGCCGGTCTGCTCGCCATCCGCGGCTACCACCGCGGCCGCGGCGACGAGGGACGCGACGTCTGCCTCATCCCCAGTTCCGCCCACGGCACCAACGCGGCCAGCGCGATCATGGCCGGGATGCGGGTCAAGGTCGTCGCCTGCGACGACGGCGGCAACATCGACCTGGAGGACCTGCGCGCCAAGACCGCCCAGCATTCCGGCGACCTGGCCGCGATCATGATCACCTATCCTTCCACGCACGGGGTCTACGAGGACACCGTCACCGAGGTCTGCCGCCTGGTGCACGAGGCCGGGGGACAGGTCTACGTCGACGGCGCCAACCTGAACGCGCTGCTGGGCTGGGCCAAGCCGGGCGAGTTCGGCGCCGACGTCAGCCACCTGAACCTGCACAAGACCTTCTGCATCCCGCACGGCGGCGGCGGACCGGGCGTGGGGCCGGTGGCGGCGCGCTCGCACCTGGCCGGCTACCTGCCCAACCACCCCAGCCAGCCCGAGGCGGGGCCCTACACGGGGGTGGGGCCGGTCTCCTCGGCGCCGTTCGGCTCGGCGGGAATCCTGCAGATCTCCTGGGCCTACATCCGCATGATGGGCGAGGAGGGTCTGCGTGCGGCCACCGAGGCGGCGGTGCTGAGCGCCAACTACGTCGCCCGCCGGCTGGAGCCCTACTACCCGGTGCTCTACACCGGGCGGGGCGGCCTGGTGGCCCACGAGTGCATCGTCGACATCCGCGGACTGGCCAAGCAGACCGGCATCAGCAACGAGGACGTCTCCAAGCGGCTGATCGACTACGGGTTCCACGCCCCCACGATGTCCTTCCCGGTGGCGGGCACGCTGATGGTCGAGCCCACCGAGAGCGAGGACTTGGAGGAGCTGGACCGCTTCGTCGACGCGATGATCGCGATCCGCGGCGAGATCGACCGGGTCGCCGACGGCACCTACGCGCCCGAGGACAACCCGCTGAAGAACGCACCGCACACGGCCGAGGCGCTGACCGCCGACGACTGGAAGCACCCCTATCCGCGCAGTGAAGGGGCCTACCCGGTGCCTGAGCTGCGGTTCGACAAGTACTGGTCGCCGGTGGGCCGGATCGACCAGGCCTACGGCGACCGCAACCTCGTCTGCTCCTGCCCGCCGCCGGAGGCCTTCGAGGTCTAGCGCGGCGCGGAGCGCAGCAGCCCGGGGTCGGCGACGGCCGTGCGGACCCGCATACGAGCGGGGCCGGCGGCCGTCGCCGACCCCGGCTCGCCGCCCTGGGAGTTCACGGAATCCGCGGCGTGATCTACAACGTAAAGGTGAGCGTTTCGGTCGGCGTTTCCGCATCCCCGATCGGTGCGCAGCGCCGCCCCACCCGATTGCGGACCTCCCGGCCGCGCCTGGCTGTGGGGTCCGCGGCGACGGGCTAGTCTCCCAGTGGAACCGCCGGAGCGGCAGGCGCCGCCCCGCACCGCCCCCCGTGTGGAAAGCAGCCCTCATGACAGCGTCTGCCGGACCCTCCACCCACGACGCCGCGGGAGACGAGCCCGAGTTCAAGAGCCTGTGCGACCAGGCCCGCGACCTCGCTGAGAGCGGACACCTCATCCGGGCGGCCCAGGTCTATGAGCGCGTGGTCGAAGGAGGCTCGCGCAGATACCTGCCGCTGGCCGCCCTCGGGCTGGCCGTGGTCCGCCACGACATGGGTGAGGTGGCCGCGTCGCGGGCCGCGGCACGCACCGCGATCGGCACCGGCCATCCCGAGTTCGCACCCCGCGCCGCCTACCACATGGCGCTGTCCTACGAGGGCGAAGGGGACGCCGAGCGGGCCGGCGCCGCGTGGCGCGAGGTGCTGGACTCCGGCAACGACCGCTACGGCCCGGCCGCCCACTACGGCCTGGCGCGCCTGGCCGAGGAGCGCGGCGATACCGCCTCGGCCCAGGAGCACTGGCAGCGGGCGCTGGAGAGCGGATCGCCCGAGATCGCCGCCCAGGCCGCCCACGACTACGCCGGCCGGCTGCTGGCCCGCGGACGGTCCGGCGCCGCGGAGTCGGTCGTCCGTCGCGGACTGGAGTCCTCGGAGCACGCGGGGCTGCGGCTGCTGCTGGGGGCGGTACACGTCGAGCACGCCATAAGCGCGTTCGGCACGGTGGTGGCCGAGGCGGAGACCGGCGCCGAGCCGGCGGGGGCCGGCGCCCGGGTGGCGCCCGAGGTCGCCGGCGGCGCCGTGGAACTCCTGGCCCGCCTGCTCGCGGTGCGGGGAGACGCCGAGGCCGCCGAGCGGGTGTGGACCGACGGACTCGCCCACGGCGACACGGCCACGGCCGACGAGGTACGCACCCGCCTGCGGCGCGGATTCCTCGCACCCGATCCCGACTCGGCCGAGCAGGAGGACGCGGGCGAGGAGGACACGCAGGGCTGGTGGGAGCCGTACGTGGAGGCGGCGGTGGCCCAGAACAGCGCACCCATGCTGACCGGCGAACTGTTCGTCGCCCTCAATCAGATGTACACGCACCTGGCCCTGCCGCTGGCCCGGGGCGAGCACGACGCCACAGCCCTGCGCCGCGCCGTCGAGGAGGCCGTGCGCACGCCCGGCGAATACGTCTGGGGGCGGGCCCTGCACGACGACTTCCGCGAACGGCTGCGCCTGGCGGCGCGCTCGGATGCGCCCGTGCTCCCGGAGGGGTGGCCGGACCCCGAGTGAGGCGTGCGCCGCAGCCGCCGCGCGGTGCCGATCACCGCACGGCGGGCCCCTAAGTTGGAGCCATGGAGATCGAGACGCCCCGCGGGCCCGCGCTCGCCGACATCGAGACGCCCACCGGTGATCCCCGCTACCTGCTGGCCATCACCCACGGGGCGGGCGGCGGGGTGGACGCCCCCGACATCGCCGCGGTCTGCGGCGCCGCTGTGGAGAACGGCGGCGCCGTCGCGCGCATCACCCAGGCCTACCGCGTCGCGGGCCGAAAGATGCCCGGGTCGGCGACCGGCCCGCAGGACGAGGCGTGGAAGGCCGTGATCGGCGCCGTCCGCTCCGACGAGCGGGTGGCGGGACTGCCGCTCGTGCTCGCGGGGCGCAGCAACGGCGCCCGGGTGGCCTGCCGGACGGCGGCCGGACTGGGCGCGGCGGCGGTGGTCTCCCTCGCGTTCCCGCTGCATCCTCCGGGCAAGCCGGAGCGCTCACGCGCGCAAGAGCTACGCGGGGCCGGCGTGCCAACCCTCGTCGTCAACGGCGACCGCGACCCCTTCGGAGTCCCCGACGCGGCGGACGCGACGTCGCTCGTGGTCCGCCAAGGTGAACGCCACGACCTGGCCAAGGACGTCGAATCCGTGGCCGCGGTCGTGGCCGAATGGCTCGCCGAG is a window from the Streptomonospora litoralis genome containing:
- a CDS encoding tetratricopeptide repeat protein, which codes for MTASAGPSTHDAAGDEPEFKSLCDQARDLAESGHLIRAAQVYERVVEGGSRRYLPLAALGLAVVRHDMGEVAASRAAARTAIGTGHPEFAPRAAYHMALSYEGEGDAERAGAAWREVLDSGNDRYGPAAHYGLARLAEERGDTASAQEHWQRALESGSPEIAAQAAHDYAGRLLARGRSGAAESVVRRGLESSEHAGLRLLLGAVHVEHAISAFGTVVAEAETGAEPAGAGARVAPEVAGGAVELLARLLAVRGDAEAAERVWTDGLAHGDTATADEVRTRLRRGFLAPDPDSAEQEDAGEEDTQGWWEPYVEAAVAQNSAPMLTGELFVALNQMYTHLALPLARGEHDATALRRAVEEAVRTPGEYVWGRALHDDFRERLRLAARSDAPVLPEGWPDPE
- a CDS encoding alpha/beta hydrolase family protein: MEIETPRGPALADIETPTGDPRYLLAITHGAGGGVDAPDIAAVCGAAVENGGAVARITQAYRVAGRKMPGSATGPQDEAWKAVIGAVRSDERVAGLPLVLAGRSNGARVACRTAAGLGAAAVVSLAFPLHPPGKPERSRAQELRGAGVPTLVVNGDRDPFGVPDAADATSLVVRQGERHDLAKDVESVAAVVAEWLAERVG